From the Candidatus Binataceae bacterium genome, the window TTGCCCGGCCTGCGGCGCGACCCGGCTTAAGCGCGTGATGTCGTCGTTCGCGGTAGTCGCGAGCGAGGCGTCGCGGCTGGACAGTTTCGACACCTCGCGCCCGCGCGACGAGTCCTTCTATCGCGACTCGCGCAACGTCGGGCTGTGGGCCAAGAAGCGGGCCAAGGAGATGGGCGTCGATCTGGGCTCGAAGTTCGAGGAGACCGTTGAGAATGCGCGCAGCGGCAAGCTGATCAAGGACATGCTCTAGAGGGCTGGCCGTAGGGTCCGGCGCCGAGCGCCGAGCTGCACCGGGCGGCGCTGTCAGCCGCGGAGAGTTGAACGATGG encodes:
- a CDS encoding zinc ribbon domain-containing protein, whose product is MPIYEYECGACARVSSHVVMGARRRPRLVCPACGATRLKRVMSSFAVVASEASRLDSFDTSRPRDESFYRDSRNVGLWAKKRAKEMGVDLGSKFEETVENARSGKLIKDML